From one Peromyscus maniculatus bairdii isolate BWxNUB_F1_BW_parent chromosome 17, HU_Pman_BW_mat_3.1, whole genome shotgun sequence genomic stretch:
- the Brf2 gene encoding transcription factor IIIB 50 kDa subunit, with the protein MPSGSRCPDCGSSELVEDSHYSQSQLVCCDCGCVVTEGVLTTTFSDEGNLREVTYSRSTGENEQVSRSQQRDLRRVRDLCRILKLPPTFEDTAVSYYQKAYKLSGIRAARLQKKEVLVGCCVLITCRQHNWPLTMGTICTLLYADLDMFSGTYMQIVKLLGLDVPSLCLADLVKSYCSSFKLFQANPSMPAKYVEDKDKMLSRTLQLVELANETWLVTGRHPLPIITAATFLAWQSLRPSGRLTCSLAQFCKLANVDLPYPAASRLQELLAVLLRMASQLAWLQVLKLDKRTVVKHIGDLLQHRHMLVRMAFRDGPSEVETHKQEQRGQAQREEAGDGTCDLPKRKRPASPAPLLPPCMLKPPKRTHPPPPVSVVTGDENISDSEIEQYLRTPQEVRDFERAQAAGQGATSVLTRTDAHSSRRIQKF; encoded by the exons ATGCCGAGCGGCAGCCGCTGCCCGGACTGCGGCTCCTCTGAGCTCGTGGAAGACTCACATTATTCTCAGAGCCAGCTGGTGTGCTGCGACTGCGGCTGTGTGGTCACCGAAGGGGTCCTTACGACCACCTTCAGCGACGAGGGCAACCTCAGAG aagTGACATATTCTCGAAGCACAGGGGAAAATGAACAAGTTAGTCGCAGCCAGCAACGAG ACCTCCGTCGGGTGAGAGACCTGTGCCGGATTCTGAAGCTGCCCCCCACGTTCGAGGATACAGCAGTCTCCTACTATCAAAAGGCCTATAAGCTGTCTGGCATCCGCGCTGCGAGGCTACAGAAGAAGGAAGTGTTAGTCGGATGCTGTGTTCTAATCACCTGCCGGCAACATAACTGGCCCCTCACCATGGGAACCATCTGCACCCTATTGTACGCAGATCTGGATATGTTTTCCGGCACCTACATGCAGATCGTGAAGCTTTTGGGGCTGGATGTGCCATCTCTGTGCCTGGCAGACCTGGTGAAGTCCTATTGCAGCAG CTTCAAACTGTTCCAGGCTAACCCATCCATGCCAGCCAAGTATGTGGAGGACAAAGACAAGATGCTGTCTCGAACCTTGCAGCTGGTGGAGCTGGCAAATGAGACGTGGCTCGTGACGGGGCGGCACCCCTTGCCTATCATCACTGCAGCCACCTTCCTGGCGTGGCAGTCTCTGCGGCCCTCGGGCCGACTGACATGTTCTCTTGCCCAGTTTTGTAAGTTGGCAAATGTGGATCTGCCCTACCCGGCTGCCTCCCGCCTGCAGGAGCTCCTGGCTGTGCTGCTCCGGATGGCCAGCCAGCTGGCCTGGCTGCAAGTGCTGAAGCTCGATAAGCGGACCGTGGTGAAACACATCGGCGACCTTCTCCAGCACCGCCACATGCTGGTCCGCATGGCCTTTCGAGATGGACCATCGGAAGTGGAGACCCACAAGCAAGAGCAGCGGGGGCAGGCACAGCGAGAGGAGGCGGGGGATGGTACCTGTGATTTGCCCAAGAGGAAACGCCCTGCCAGCCCCGcgcctctcctcccaccctgtaTGTTGAAGCCTCCCAAACGgacccaccccccgccccccgtttCTGTAGTGACCGGAGACGAGAACATTTCCGACAGCGAAATCGAGCAATATTTGCGCACCCCTCAGGAAGTCAGAGACTTTGAGAGAGCCCAAGCTGCTGGCCAGGGAGCCACGAGTGTCCTTACCCGCACTGATGCACATTCTTCAAGGCGCATTCAAAAATTCTGA